A stretch of Sulfurimonas xiamenensis DNA encodes these proteins:
- the pyrH gene encoding UMP kinase yields MANKRVLVKFSGEALAGEAGYGIDTQILNYISQEIKSLVNAGIEVGIVIGGGNIIRGVTAAQDGIIKRTSGDYMGMLATVINGIAMQEACEHVGLEVRMQTAIKMEQIAEPYINRRAVRHLEKGRVVIFAAGTGNPFFTTDTAATLRAVEIGAEVIIKATKVDGVYDKDPNKFSDAVKLSELSYEQALSDHVKVMDDTSIALAKDNSLPILVCNMFQKGNLLDILQNGNMQNCSIVK; encoded by the coding sequence ATGGCTAATAAACGGGTTTTGGTAAAGTTTTCAGGTGAAGCTCTTGCAGGCGAAGCGGGTTATGGAATTGATACGCAGATTTTAAATTACATATCGCAGGAGATTAAATCACTTGTTAATGCCGGAATTGAAGTTGGAATCGTTATTGGAGGCGGTAATATTATTCGTGGAGTAACTGCTGCTCAAGACGGAATTATTAAAAGAACCTCTGGTGATTATATGGGGATGCTTGCAACTGTAATAAATGGAATAGCGATGCAGGAAGCTTGTGAACATGTAGGCTTAGAGGTTCGCATGCAGACGGCTATTAAGATGGAACAGATTGCAGAGCCATATATAAATCGCCGTGCTGTTCGTCACTTAGAAAAAGGTCGTGTTGTGATTTTTGCAGCAGGAACAGGAAATCCGTTTTTTACAACAGATACGGCTGCAACTTTAAGAGCTGTAGAAATTGGTGCAGAAGTTATTATAAAAGCTACGAAAGTTGACGGTGTTTATGATAAAGACCCAAATAAATTTAGCGATGCTGTAAAATTGTCAGAACTATCTTATGAGCAAGCATTAAGTGATCATGTAAAAGTAATGGATGATACATCAATTGCATTAGCGAAGGATAATTCATTGCCTATTTTAGTTTGCAATATGTTTCAAAAGGGCAATCTTCTAGATATTTTGCAAAATGGCAATATGCAAAATTGCTCGATAGTAAAATAG
- a CDS encoding DNA-directed RNA polymerase subunit omega: MKVEELTAKILDNNPKMDSYQLAIAVAKRTDELLNGATSKLNVSKNVKVADLALMELAEGLITVKGFIDIKK; encoded by the coding sequence ATGAAAGTAGAAGAGTTAACAGCAAAAATATTAGACAATAATCCAAAAATGGATAGTTATCAGTTAGCAATAGCTGTAGCAAAAAGAACAGATGAGCTTTTAAATGGTGCAACAAGCAAATTAAATGTTTCAAAAAATGTTAAAGTAGCTGATTTGGCTTTAATGGAATTAGCTGAGGGCCTTATAACAGTTAAAGGCTTTATTGATATTAAAAAGTAA
- a CDS encoding RelA/SpoT family protein, with amino-acid sequence MDIEKVKYIEDIDSAVDYLFTQIPPSDILKKALEYSKTAHKTQFRKSGQPYVIHPILVAAIVSSITNDEAMAIAALLHDVVEDTHINIDEIQELFGTDVSHLVEGLTKIDSIRDAELIPSHSNERLVVSALSFRKMLLASIKDVRVLVVKLCDRLHNMLTLDALPAQKQERIAEETLVVYSPIAHRLGISFLKNLLEDLSFSYLFKEEKRHIDNYLDANFHAIEMKLDEFKQSINKILVQNGFCEDDFEILSRVKHKYSIYLKMQRKGVGIEEVLDLLAVRVLTDDPVKCYKILGLIHLHFQPLSSRFKDYIAVPKDNGYRTIHTTVFHNTAIFEVQIRTYDMHKTAELGVAAHWKYKSGGNNSIKLDWLHNLGYQNESVEDFYDLIKNDLYSEDISVFSPVGEVFTLPRGAVVLDFAYAVHTHVGNHAKSALVNKVKTSLINELHNGDIVKIEVDENSITRCSWIDAVKTSKAKTNMRYKCNARIKDINIKSSINIVATAMNLNSSRVEEWFDKNNCEKRATIATDIEHFREVIHKYITEINQNNRFKRFLSRHRFKLKSYSFRDLEIYSTSHVSDVVFDYCCHPKNGDEIMAFLEKGKVHVHHKMCSSASKKLENKEPMVFVRWEQQKAYNYNMIVSLHSGVGTLAEFLNFLAKLKIDINQIELGKNKGETTKYCEIGFETKEADINLLRGKIEQKIKVIHLIRTDDAYK; translated from the coding sequence ATGGATATCGAAAAGGTTAAGTATATAGAAGATATTGACTCGGCAGTCGACTATCTTTTTACGCAGATACCTCCAAGCGATATTCTGAAAAAAGCATTAGAATATTCTAAAACGGCACACAAAACACAATTTAGAAAAAGTGGTCAGCCTTATGTAATCCATCCGATTTTAGTAGCGGCTATTGTCTCTTCAATAACTAATGATGAAGCGATGGCAATAGCGGCACTTCTACATGATGTTGTGGAAGATACACACATTAATATTGATGAGATTCAAGAACTTTTTGGAACGGATGTTTCTCATTTGGTTGAAGGTTTGACAAAAATAGACAGTATTAGGGATGCTGAGTTGATTCCTTCTCACTCTAATGAGCGATTAGTTGTTTCAGCCCTCTCTTTTAGAAAAATGCTTTTAGCAAGTATTAAAGATGTGAGAGTATTGGTTGTAAAGTTATGTGACCGACTTCATAATATGCTAACTCTTGATGCACTGCCTGCTCAAAAACAAGAAAGAATAGCAGAAGAGACTCTTGTTGTTTATTCGCCAATTGCGCACCGTTTAGGTATCTCTTTTTTAAAAAATTTATTAGAAGATTTAAGCTTCTCATATCTTTTTAAAGAAGAGAAGCGCCATATAGACAATTATCTTGATGCAAATTTTCATGCTATTGAGATGAAACTTGATGAATTTAAACAGTCAATTAATAAAATATTGGTGCAAAACGGTTTTTGCGAAGACGATTTTGAGATACTTTCCCGCGTTAAACATAAATACTCTATTTATCTTAAAATGCAGAGAAAGGGTGTTGGAATAGAAGAGGTTTTAGATCTTTTAGCGGTTAGAGTATTGACTGACGATCCTGTAAAATGTTATAAAATTCTAGGGCTAATTCATTTGCATTTTCAACCACTTTCTTCAAGGTTTAAAGATTATATAGCAGTGCCTAAAGATAATGGATATAGAACTATTCATACAACAGTTTTTCACAATACTGCTATTTTTGAAGTTCAAATCAGAACATATGATATGCATAAAACAGCAGAACTTGGTGTTGCTGCTCACTGGAAATATAAAAGCGGAGGGAATAACAGTATCAAACTTGATTGGCTGCATAATCTGGGCTATCAAAATGAATCTGTTGAGGATTTTTATGATCTTATAAAAAATGATCTTTATAGTGAAGATATATCCGTATTTTCTCCAGTTGGAGAAGTTTTTACTCTTCCTCGCGGTGCTGTTGTTCTTGATTTTGCTTATGCTGTGCATACGCATGTGGGTAATCATGCTAAATCAGCTTTAGTAAACAAAGTTAAAACATCTCTTATAAATGAGCTTCACAACGGTGATATTGTAAAAATAGAAGTTGATGAAAACAGTATTACAAGATGTAGCTGGATAGATGCTGTTAAAACATCAAAAGCCAAGACAAATATGCGATATAAATGTAATGCAAGAATTAAAGATATAAATATAAAATCAAGTATTAATATTGTTGCAACAGCAATGAATTTAAACAGTTCAAGAGTAGAGGAGTGGTTTGATAAAAATAATTGTGAAAAAAGAGCCACTATTGCTACCGATATAGAGCATTTTCGTGAAGTTATTCATAAATATATTACTGAAATAAATCAAAATAATCGGTTTAAGAGATTTTTATCAAGACATAGATTTAAGTTAAAATCCTACTCTTTTAGAGATTTGGAAATATATAGTACTTCTCATGTAAGCGATGTAGTATTTGATTACTGTTGTCATCCTAAAAACGGGGATGAAATAATGGCTTTTTTAGAAAAAGGCAAAGTGCATGTACACCATAAAATGTGCAGCAGCGCTTCAAAAAAGCTCGAAAACAAGGAACCAATGGTATTTGTTAGATGGGAGCAACAAAAAGCTTATAACTACAATATGATTGTATCACTTCATAGTGGGGTTGGTACTTTAGCAGAATTTTTAAATTTTTTAGCAAAATTAAAAATAGATATAAATCAGATAGAATTAGGCAAAAACAAAGGTGAAACTACTAAATACTGTGAAATAGGTTTTGAAACGAAAGAAGCTGATATTAACTTGCTTCGTGGTAAAATCGAGCAAAAAATAAAAGTCATACATCTTATTCGAACTGATGATGCATATAAATAG
- the tyrS gene encoding tyrosine--tRNA ligase, with translation MLQEALREIKRGTAEIIDSQNIEKLLQAYFDEGKTYTVKAGFDPTAPDLHLGHTVLLQKLAIFQKYGAKIQFLIGDFTAQIGDPSGKNITRKTLSKTEVLENAKSYKEQVFKILDSSKTEVVFNSEWINLLGASGMLTLTTTFNVARMLERDDFDKRYKSGTSISISEFIYPLLQGYDSVHLESDIEIGGTDQKFNLLMGRHLQRAYEIGKEQSVLMMPILEGLDGVQKMSKSLNNYIGVTDEPNDMFGKVLSISDELMWRYYELLSTKTLDEIQKLKEGVENGSLHPKTVKENLALEITARFHSVDLAKAAKDEFDKVHSNNQIPSEIDEYTSDEEIWIAKALVDCKLSPSTSQARRDIKQGAVKINQEKINDEQLQLGSGEYILQVGKRKFAKLKVN, from the coding sequence ATGTTACAAGAGGCTCTAAGAGAGATAAAAAGAGGAACGGCTGAAATTATAGACAGTCAAAATATTGAAAAATTGTTGCAGGCATATTTTGATGAAGGCAAAACATATACTGTAAAGGCAGGTTTTGACCCGACTGCACCTGATTTGCATCTTGGGCATACGGTGCTTTTACAAAAACTTGCAATATTTCAAAAATATGGTGCAAAAATTCAGTTTTTAATAGGTGATTTTACTGCTCAGATAGGTGATCCTTCAGGTAAAAATATTACAAGAAAAACATTAAGCAAAACAGAAGTTTTGGAAAATGCAAAAAGTTACAAAGAGCAAGTTTTTAAAATTTTAGACTCTAGCAAGACAGAAGTAGTTTTTAACTCAGAGTGGATAAATTTGCTTGGAGCATCGGGCATGTTAACATTGACAACAACTTTTAATGTCGCAAGAATGCTTGAACGCGATGATTTTGACAAAAGATATAAAAGCGGCACATCTATCTCAATAAGTGAGTTTATTTATCCTTTATTACAAGGATATGACAGTGTACATCTTGAAAGTGACATAGAGATAGGCGGGACTGATCAAAAGTTTAACCTATTGATGGGTCGACATCTTCAGCGCGCATATGAGATAGGAAAAGAGCAGTCTGTTCTTATGATGCCTATTTTAGAGGGTCTTGACGGTGTGCAGAAGATGAGTAAATCTTTAAATAATTATATAGGTGTTACTGATGAACCAAATGATATGTTTGGAAAAGTGTTAAGCATATCCGATGAGCTTATGTGGAGATATTACGAACTTTTGAGCACAAAAACTCTTGATGAAATTCAAAAACTTAAAGAGGGTGTAGAAAACGGCTCTCTTCACCCAAAAACGGTTAAAGAAAACTTGGCTTTGGAAATTACAGCAAGGTTTCATTCTGTAGATTTAGCTAAAGCGGCAAAAGATGAGTTTGATAAAGTACACTCAAATAACCAAATTCCATCTGAGATTGATGAGTATACCAGTGATGAAGAGATATGGATAGCCAAAGCATTAGTTGATTGCAAACTTTCACCTTCTACTTCTCAAGCAAGAAGAGATATTAAGCAAGGGGCTGTTAAAATAAATCAAGAAAAAATCAATGATGAGCAGTTACAATTAGGAAGCGGGGAGTATATACTTCAAGTTGGAAAAAGAAAATTTGCAAAGTTAAAGGTGAATTAA
- a CDS encoding nitronate monooxygenase has protein sequence MSFKSFKIGKHTIEKPIVQGGMGVGISWDQLAGTVSKEGGLGVISSVGTGYYKNKEYASKLISGRPLDTFSFYSKEGFDAIIKNAREICGDKPLAANVLYAINDYGRVVRDACESGIDIIITGAGLPTNMPEFTEGYPDVALVPIVSSAKALKIICKRWQKRYNRIPDAVVLEGPKSGGHQGFTYEQCKMQENQLENLVKPVVEEAALWGDIPVIAAGGIWDKSDIEEMLSLGARGVQMGTRFIGTFECDAHENFKKVLLDAKKEDIQLFSSPVGYPAQGVRTNLTKLVEKREGPVIKCISNCVAPCNRGEEAKEVGYCIADRLSDAYQGNLETGLFFSGTNGYRLESIISVKELMDKLINGE, from the coding sequence ATGAGTTTTAAATCATTTAAAATTGGTAAGCATACTATCGAAAAGCCTATAGTTCAAGGTGGAATGGGCGTAGGTATAAGTTGGGATCAGCTTGCCGGAACCGTATCAAAAGAGGGTGGGCTTGGTGTTATTAGTTCAGTTGGAACTGGTTATTATAAAAATAAAGAATATGCTTCAAAATTAATATCAGGCAGACCACTTGATACTTTTAGTTTTTATTCGAAAGAGGGTTTTGACGCAATAATAAAAAATGCCAGAGAAATATGCGGCGATAAACCTCTTGCAGCAAATGTGCTATATGCTATAAATGATTATGGACGAGTGGTACGAGATGCTTGTGAGAGCGGTATTGATATTATTATTACCGGAGCGGGTTTGCCTACGAATATGCCGGAGTTTACAGAGGGGTATCCTGATGTTGCACTTGTTCCTATTGTTTCATCTGCAAAAGCTTTAAAAATTATCTGTAAAAGATGGCAAAAAAGATACAACAGAATTCCCGATGCTGTAGTACTTGAAGGGCCAAAAAGCGGCGGACATCAAGGCTTTACATATGAGCAGTGTAAAATGCAAGAGAATCAACTTGAAAACTTGGTAAAACCGGTTGTAGAAGAGGCGGCTTTATGGGGTGATATTCCTGTGATTGCTGCAGGTGGTATTTGGGATAAGAGTGATATAGAAGAGATGCTCTCTTTGGGCGCTAGAGGTGTTCAAATGGGAACTCGTTTTATAGGTACTTTTGAGTGTGATGCACATGAAAATTTTAAAAAAGTTTTACTAGATGCTAAAAAAGAGGATATTCAACTCTTCTCATCGCCTGTTGGATATCCTGCTCAAGGAGTTAGAACAAATTTAACAAAACTTGTGGAAAAAAGAGAAGGGCCTGTGATTAAATGTATTTCTAACTGTGTTGCACCTTGTAATCGTGGGGAAGAAGCTAAGGAAGTTGGTTATTGTATAGCGGACAGATTAAGTGATGCATATCAAGGCAATCTTGAAACAGGGCTTTTCTTCTCTGGGACTAACGGATATAGATTAGAGAGTATAATTTCTGTAAAAGAGCTGATGGATAAATTAATCAACGGCGAATAG
- a CDS encoding N-acetylmuramoyl-L-alanine amidase has protein sequence MIKYLFLFLFLFISLEASKNSEILNRAHKYMQSNTQSDTFRAYNDYKNLYLQSAVANNLDLKIKSLEGIVQSGNRLHIDVSKYSNELKTLQLKNSYNKPKPKAMKKTKHIEDVHIEPLHKLKSIDWKEDILLLTFNKPLSNKQIKDFTLHDKSKNKYRYVFDIKTSMLTSSQSITKNGIDRIRLAQFDPKTLRLVIENSSKLDIKQSIDAKTLQISFILKTAPIKIDRDKVIVIDAGHGGKDPGAVGYKKYREKIVVFKIAKELQKILKSRGYKVHMTRDSDKFVKLSRRTKFANEKNADIFISIHANAVDGKNAKDVHGIECYFLSPTRSERAKKVAAKENSADMSDMNMYGKNSYLNLLNHHNIVASNKLAIDLQRGMLGALNKKYKNVKDGGVREGPFWVLVGAQMPSVLVEVGFISHPMEAKRLVNDNYRKTMARGLADGVERYFANN, from the coding sequence ATGATCAAGTATTTATTTTTATTTTTATTTCTATTTATTTCGTTAGAAGCATCAAAAAATAGTGAAATTTTAAATAGAGCTCATAAATATATGCAGAGTAATACCCAAAGTGATACCTTTCGTGCATATAATGACTATAAAAATTTATATCTCCAATCAGCTGTTGCCAATAATTTAGATTTAAAAATCAAATCATTAGAAGGCATTGTACAAAGCGGAAATAGATTGCATATAGATGTATCTAAATATTCAAATGAATTAAAAACTCTTCAATTAAAAAACAGCTATAACAAGCCTAAACCAAAGGCTATGAAAAAAACCAAGCATATTGAAGATGTACATATTGAGCCATTGCATAAATTAAAATCTATCGACTGGAAAGAGGATATACTTCTTTTAACATTTAACAAACCTCTTAGCAACAAACAGATTAAAGATTTTACACTGCATGATAAAAGTAAAAACAAATACAGATATGTTTTTGATATAAAAACTTCAATGCTTACAAGTTCACAGAGTATTACAAAAAACGGCATTGATAGAATTAGACTAGCTCAGTTTGATCCAAAAACTTTAAGATTGGTTATTGAAAATAGTTCAAAATTAGATATAAAGCAGAGTATAGACGCAAAAACGCTTCAAATAAGTTTTATTTTAAAAACAGCTCCTATCAAAATAGACAGAGACAAAGTGATTGTAATAGATGCAGGTCATGGAGGCAAAGATCCAGGTGCAGTAGGTTATAAAAAATATAGAGAAAAAATTGTTGTTTTTAAAATCGCAAAAGAGTTACAAAAGATTTTAAAATCTCGCGGCTATAAGGTGCATATGACACGCGACAGTGATAAATTTGTAAAATTAAGTAGAAGAACAAAATTTGCAAATGAGAAAAATGCAGATATTTTTATAAGCATACATGCAAATGCTGTTGATGGAAAAAATGCAAAAGATGTTCATGGTATAGAGTGCTATTTTTTATCTCCTACCCGCTCAGAAAGAGCTAAAAAAGTAGCTGCAAAAGAAAACTCTGCAGATATGAGTGATATGAATATGTATGGAAAAAACAGTTATCTGAATCTTTTAAATCATCATAATATAGTAGCGTCAAACAAACTTGCAATAGATTTACAAAGAGGAATGTTAGGGGCACTCAATAAAAAATATAAAAATGTAAAAGACGGAGGAGTGCGTGAAGGTCCTTTTTGGGTTTTAGTTGGAGCTCAAATGCCATCAGTTTTAGTTGAAGTTGGCTTTATATCACATCCAATGGAAGCAAAGAGGCTTGTAAATGATAATTATAGAAAAACAATGGCTAGAGGTTTAGCAGATGGAGTTGAGAGATATTTTGCCAATAATTAG
- a CDS encoding DHH family phosphoesterase, with amino-acid sequence MNNIHHLSHTDLDGYSCQLVMKYTGYTLFNYNANYGAEVKQTLELILQNIKSENKNSTILITDLNLTADESKWLNNEVAKLNENKKDTTLLLLDHHGTGEESANKYPWYFLDTSRCATKITYDYAKEHFEFDEPIWMKKFVDIVNAVDLWKTDEYENFEYGKVCMRLISEARELNKVMFAEVDNNYKLSLLLEATKYIDNKKAPIILDEKIHFLKKNFFKKDKDDTLDNLATKYVVDLLGQAKDEKTIYYKGYRGFLSYGVGNTSIVGNAFLLAHPEYDFIVDISYRGTMSLRANNGVNVALISKEWANGGGHPNAAGGRIIGFKEQYRYDKVKKQVEKIINEKESVAGELSYKKES; translated from the coding sequence ATGAATAATATTCATCATCTATCACACACAGATTTAGATGGGTATAGCTGCCAATTGGTAATGAAGTATACAGGCTATACACTATTTAACTATAATGCAAATTATGGCGCAGAAGTAAAACAAACACTAGAGCTAATTTTACAAAATATAAAAAGTGAAAATAAAAATTCTACTATCTTAATAACAGACTTAAACTTAACCGCTGATGAGTCTAAGTGGCTAAACAATGAGGTTGCAAAATTAAATGAAAATAAAAAAGATACTACACTTTTGCTTCTTGACCATCATGGAACAGGAGAAGAGAGTGCTAATAAATATCCATGGTATTTTTTAGATACCTCCAGATGTGCTACAAAAATTACCTATGATTATGCGAAAGAACATTTTGAGTTTGATGAACCGATATGGATGAAAAAATTTGTAGATATAGTTAACGCTGTTGATTTATGGAAAACAGATGAGTATGAAAATTTTGAGTATGGCAAAGTTTGTATGCGCCTTATATCTGAAGCGCGCGAATTAAACAAAGTCATGTTTGCTGAAGTAGATAACAATTATAAACTCTCATTGCTGCTTGAAGCAACAAAATATATAGATAACAAAAAAGCTCCAATTATTTTAGATGAGAAAATCCATTTCTTAAAAAAGAATTTTTTTAAGAAAGATAAAGATGATACACTCGATAATCTTGCAACAAAATATGTAGTTGATCTATTAGGTCAAGCTAAAGATGAGAAAACTATTTATTATAAAGGATACAGAGGTTTTTTAAGTTATGGAGTAGGCAATACTTCAATCGTAGGAAATGCTTTTTTACTGGCACATCCAGAGTACGATTTTATAGTTGATATAAGCTATCGCGGTACCATGAGCTTAAGAGCAAATAACGGTGTAAATGTAGCACTTATTTCAAAAGAGTGGGCAAATGGTGGTGGGCATCCAAATGCAGCAGGCGGTCGAATAATAGGATTTAAAGAACAATACAGATATGACAAAGTAAAAAAACAAGTAGAAAAAATAATTAATGAAAAAGAGTCTGTTGCAGGTGAACTTTCATATAAAAAAGAGTCTTAA
- a CDS encoding RrF2 family transcriptional regulator has protein sequence MLITRASEYAILSLIVLSKASSPMDSETLSNQLSIPKSFLAKILQSLAKHGILKSYKGVNGGFALIQKPEEITMLNIMSSVEGREPTVFDCSPSIESCPLNKASLCSLWPFLNKLQGEIDTFLADLTLADILE, from the coding sequence ATGTTAATAACTCGTGCTAGTGAATATGCAATACTTTCTCTTATAGTTTTATCAAAAGCTTCTTCTCCGATGGATAGTGAAACACTTTCAAATCAACTCTCAATTCCAAAAAGTTTTTTAGCAAAAATTTTACAATCATTAGCAAAACATGGTATTTTAAAATCATATAAAGGTGTAAACGGCGGTTTTGCTCTTATCCAAAAACCTGAAGAGATAACTATGCTTAATATTATGTCATCGGTCGAAGGAAGAGAACCTACTGTTTTTGATTGTTCCCCGTCTATTGAAAGCTGTCCGTTAAATAAAGCATCATTATGCTCTTTATGGCCTTTTTTAAATAAGCTCCAAGGTGAAATAGACACTTTTTTAGCAGATTTGACTTTAGCAGATATATTAGAATAA
- the rpsO gene encoding 30S ribosomal protein S15 has product MALDSAKKQEIVAKYGRKENDTGSSEVQIALLTERISELTEHLKVFKKDHASRLGLLKLVGQRRRLMKYFKRKDKDAYLKLVTDLGIRDNI; this is encoded by the coding sequence ATGGCTTTAGATTCGGCGAAAAAGCAAGAAATTGTTGCAAAATATGGACGCAAAGAGAATGACACAGGTTCAAGTGAAGTTCAAATCGCACTATTAACAGAGAGAATCAGTGAACTGACTGAGCACTTAAAAGTGTTCAAAAAAGATCACGCATCAAGACTTGGTCTTTTAAAATTAGTAGGACAGCGTCGTCGTCTTATGAAATACTTTAAAAGAAAAGATAAAGATGCTTATCTTAAACTTGTAACAGATTTAGGTATTCGCGACAATATCTAA
- a CDS encoding oleate hydratase, producing the protein MKREKNSNPKHSKIYLVGGGIASLASAFYLIKDAGVPGKNIHILEQSRVLGGALDGGGNPQNGFIIRGGRMHEEHFVCYWDLLSNIPSYDNPDISVKEESFEFNSRFVSHAQARLIKEGKSMDVSSFGLSLKDQADLLKLIFASEGSLENIRIEEWFEEKFFETNYWYLWTSMFAFQKWSSVAIMRRYMKRFIHLLDGMPQLGGIMRTKYNQYHSVIIPLQRYLEEKGVHFEMQTQVTDIDFEITDDYKKATVLHVVVQNEKQEKISLNEYDYVFITNGSIVEASDNGSLEKAPVLKDKSVSGAWMLWEKIAKKDNSFGNPGVFSDNIDLQKWYSFTATLKDDTFHDYMENFSGNTDGTGGLVTMTDSNWLMSIVIARQPHFVNQPKDVKVFWGYGLYPDREGNFVKKKMSECSGEEILEELWYHLKIQKLMKPVIASGRVNCIPVAMPFINSLFMPCAVNDRPDVLPKKAVNFAFIGQFAEVPNDCVFTVEYSVRSAQMAVYGLFETKKKIFPVYDSIHNPAVLMRAIRAIHR; encoded by the coding sequence ATGAAAAGAGAAAAAAACAGTAATCCAAAACACTCAAAAATATATTTAGTCGGCGGTGGTATCGCTTCTCTGGCAAGCGCATTTTACCTTATAAAAGATGCCGGAGTTCCCGGCAAAAACATTCATATATTGGAGCAAAGCAGAGTTCTCGGCGGCGCACTTGACGGCGGTGGCAATCCCCAAAACGGCTTTATAATCCGCGGCGGCAGGATGCATGAAGAGCACTTTGTCTGCTACTGGGATCTATTGTCCAACATCCCTTCCTACGATAATCCAGATATATCCGTTAAAGAGGAGTCTTTTGAATTCAATTCCAGATTTGTCTCACATGCGCAGGCTCGTTTAATTAAAGAGGGCAAAAGTATGGATGTCTCATCTTTTGGACTCTCTTTAAAGGATCAGGCAGATCTGTTGAAGCTTATCTTTGCTTCTGAAGGATCACTAGAAAATATCCGCATAGAGGAGTGGTTTGAAGAGAAATTTTTTGAAACGAACTACTGGTATCTCTGGACATCTATGTTTGCATTTCAAAAATGGAGTAGCGTAGCGATTATGAGGCGCTATATGAAGCGCTTTATTCATCTTTTGGATGGTATGCCTCAGCTTGGCGGAATAATGCGTACAAAGTATAATCAGTATCACTCCGTAATCATTCCTCTTCAACGATACCTAGAAGAAAAAGGGGTGCATTTTGAGATGCAGACGCAAGTAACAGATATTGATTTTGAGATTACTGATGATTACAAAAAAGCCACTGTTTTGCATGTAGTCGTTCAAAATGAAAAACAAGAGAAGATCAGCCTTAATGAATATGATTATGTCTTTATAACAAATGGTTCTATTGTTGAGGCAAGCGACAACGGTTCATTGGAAAAAGCCCCTGTTTTGAAGGATAAATCTGTTTCAGGCGCATGGATGCTTTGGGAGAAAATAGCCAAAAAAGACAACTCATTCGGTAATCCAGGGGTATTTAGCGACAATATTGATCTGCAAAAGTGGTACTCATTTACGGCGACGCTCAAAGATGATACTTTTCACGATTATATGGAGAACTTTTCAGGCAATACGGATGGAACCGGTGGCTTGGTGACAATGACGGATTCAAACTGGCTTATGTCGATTGTAATTGCACGCCAGCCCCATTTTGTAAACCAGCCAAAAGATGTAAAAGTATTTTGGGGATATGGTCTGTATCCGGACAGGGAGGGAAATTTTGTCAAGAAGAAGATGTCTGAGTGCAGCGGCGAAGAGATACTTGAGGAGCTGTGGTATCATCTTAAAATCCAGAAGTTGATGAAGCCCGTTATTGCTTCTGGGAGAGTAAACTGCATTCCTGTTGCAATGCCATTTATTAACAGCCTTTTTATGCCGTGCGCAGTTAATGATCGTCCGGATGTATTGCCAAAAAAAGCAGTAAATTTTGCATTTATTGGTCAATTTGCCGAAGTTCCAAATGATTGTGTTTTTACGGTAGAGTATTCGGTTCGTTCTGCACAAATGGCGGTTTACGGACTTTTTGAAACTAAAAAAAAGATATTTCCGGTGTACGACTCGATTCATAATCCCGCAGTGCTAATGAGAGCGATAAGAGCGATTCACAGATGA